The Streptomyces sp. NBC_01275 genome has a segment encoding these proteins:
- a CDS encoding sensor histidine kinase, with translation MTGLVNGTKPGARPLRPTAGSGRDLLPAYTVCALTALSMVVWVVLTFAHMAEAATVYDEFDYAVQNLLLGLGFALSGMSFLARREAGVLVFGWFLLVTGALSALGNTLVFTVALAVAPSALSLAAFTVYAVFYALFALLLYTLPLWLPDGRLGSRWTRAYALVLLPLSLAQQLYHWSRIDTWMGVPNPMGHGDWAAFWRRTEPVMSWVDDIGAQSVLVVALVILVVRMVRSPDYRHGTYWVTVPYAWWSVTILLLGQGLLPPFLERPLQFAAAVMWPLLLGYLHVRSRTWYLDRAARRLLVALLLAFLTVSVSTVAAWLLLSLTSDRPDTTALLPACAVGLVVGALLRPLSRWASRLVEHYFYGDRAHPYQVVRNLAKRLSDAPDPSDAPQLLGDTVVRTLGLPAASVTVSTHHGPRELVRIEDPGPGAEHFPIVYRGEEIGRLEVSPRPGELALDPQDREAVQVLAAQAAPALASLRLYQDLQSSREQLIHTREEERRRLRHELHDGLGPALSGLRLQVDAVRRSAQPAVTRPLTGVSDGIGDAIRELRRITDGLAPAALDGADLARALRQLAEHLSSRSLTISVAVDPDPLPALPAALQVAMYRITAEALNNVVRHSHADRARAVVSAADGRVSLRIADNGDGFAAHQDGAGVGLRSMAERSEELGGAFTLTSSATGTVVDAAFPAGPGTMLGHRTHVPGRAGVTDS, from the coding sequence ATGACCGGACTGGTGAACGGCACGAAGCCCGGCGCGCGCCCACTGCGCCCGACCGCGGGATCCGGGCGCGACCTGCTCCCCGCGTACACGGTGTGCGCGCTCACCGCGCTGTCGATGGTGGTGTGGGTGGTGCTCACGTTCGCCCACATGGCCGAGGCCGCCACCGTGTACGACGAGTTCGACTACGCGGTGCAGAACCTGCTGCTGGGCCTGGGCTTCGCGCTGTCCGGCATGTCGTTCCTCGCCCGCCGCGAGGCCGGGGTCCTCGTCTTCGGATGGTTCCTGCTGGTCACGGGGGCGCTGTCCGCGCTGGGCAACACCCTGGTCTTCACGGTCGCGCTGGCGGTGGCCCCCAGCGCTCTCAGTCTCGCCGCGTTCACCGTCTACGCGGTCTTCTACGCGCTGTTCGCGCTGCTGCTCTACACACTCCCGCTGTGGCTCCCCGACGGCCGCCTCGGCAGCCGGTGGACCCGCGCCTACGCCCTCGTCCTGTTGCCGTTGAGCCTGGCCCAGCAGCTCTACCACTGGAGCCGGATCGACACCTGGATGGGTGTGCCCAACCCGATGGGCCACGGCGACTGGGCGGCGTTCTGGCGGCGCACCGAGCCCGTCATGTCCTGGGTCGACGACATCGGGGCGCAGAGCGTGCTGGTCGTGGCCCTCGTGATCCTGGTCGTCCGGATGGTCCGCTCCCCGGACTACCGGCACGGCACCTACTGGGTCACCGTGCCCTACGCCTGGTGGAGCGTCACGATCCTGCTGCTGGGGCAGGGGCTCCTGCCTCCCTTCCTCGAACGTCCCCTGCAGTTCGCGGCGGCGGTGATGTGGCCGCTGCTGCTGGGCTATCTGCACGTCCGCTCACGGACCTGGTACCTGGACCGGGCCGCCCGCCGGCTCCTGGTCGCCCTGCTGCTGGCGTTCCTGACGGTCTCCGTGTCCACCGTGGCCGCCTGGCTGCTGCTGAGCCTCACCTCGGACCGGCCCGACACGACCGCCCTGCTCCCCGCCTGCGCCGTGGGACTGGTCGTCGGAGCCCTGCTGCGCCCCCTGTCCCGCTGGGCCTCACGCCTCGTGGAGCACTACTTCTACGGCGACCGGGCCCACCCCTACCAGGTGGTGCGCAACCTGGCCAAGCGGCTCAGCGACGCCCCCGACCCCAGTGACGCGCCGCAGCTGCTGGGCGACACGGTCGTGCGCACGCTCGGTCTGCCCGCGGCCTCGGTCACCGTCTCCACCCATCACGGTCCGCGCGAGCTGGTCAGGATCGAGGATCCGGGGCCCGGCGCGGAGCACTTCCCGATCGTGTACCGGGGCGAGGAGATCGGCCGTCTGGAGGTCTCGCCGCGCCCCGGCGAGCTGGCGCTCGACCCGCAGGACCGGGAGGCCGTGCAGGTGCTCGCGGCGCAGGCCGCCCCGGCGCTGGCCTCGCTGCGGCTGTACCAGGACCTGCAGAGCAGCCGCGAGCAGCTCATCCACACCCGCGAGGAGGAACGGCGCCGGCTGCGGCACGAGCTGCACGACGGGCTCGGGCCCGCGCTGTCGGGCCTGCGCCTCCAGGTCGACGCGGTCCGGCGCAGCGCGCAGCCGGCGGTGACGCGTCCGCTGACCGGGGTCTCCGACGGCATCGGGGACGCGATCCGGGAGCTGCGCCGCATCACCGACGGGCTGGCGCCGGCCGCGCTGGACGGCGCCGACCTGGCGCGGGCGCTGCGCCAGCTCGCCGAGCACCTCAGCAGCCGCAGCCTCACGATCTCGGTGGCGGTCGACCCCGATCCGCTGCCCGCGCTGCCGGCCGCGCTCCAGGTCGCCATGTACCGCATCACCGCCGAGGCCCTCAACAACGTCGTACGGCACTCGCACGCCGACCGGGCCCGGGCCGTGGTCAGCGCGGCCGACGGCCGGGTGAGTCTGCGGATCGCGGACAACGGCGACGGTTTCGCCGCGCACCAGGACGGCGCGGGCGTGGGCCTGCGCTCGATGGCGGAGCGCTCCGAGGAGCTCGGCGGCGCGTTCACGCTGACCAGCAGTGCGACGGGGACGGTCGTGGACGCGGCGTTCCCCGCCGGGCCCGGGACCATGTTGGGACATCGGACTCATGTGCCCGGGCGGGCGGGCGTCACAGACTCGTGA
- a CDS encoding response regulator transcription factor, whose translation MSELGEALVRGERTVLRALVVEDHPLFRSGLKSALESLGEVVVVAEAETVAEVPDAVSAHLPDVIIMDLGLPDGSGVQAIRSLAELHPGLPVLTLTMSDDEGDLLAALQAGARGYIVKGAAAEEVLHAVRTVVAGGAVFGAGVAARLTDLVTGGRRRDAEQLFPALTTREVEVLALIARGLDNRRIARELVLSEKTVRNHVTHIFEKLHVATRAEAVARARDAGLGEDD comes from the coding sequence GTGAGCGAGCTTGGTGAGGCCCTGGTCCGCGGCGAGCGGACCGTGCTGCGCGCCCTGGTCGTCGAGGACCATCCGCTGTTCCGCAGCGGGTTGAAGTCCGCGCTGGAGAGTCTCGGCGAGGTCGTCGTCGTGGCGGAGGCGGAGACGGTCGCGGAGGTGCCGGACGCGGTGTCCGCGCATCTCCCCGACGTGATCATCATGGATCTGGGTCTGCCCGACGGCTCCGGCGTCCAGGCCATCCGCAGCCTCGCCGAGCTGCATCCCGGGCTGCCCGTGCTCACCCTCACCATGTCCGACGACGAGGGCGACCTGCTGGCCGCCCTCCAGGCGGGGGCCCGCGGCTACATCGTCAAGGGCGCGGCGGCGGAGGAGGTGCTGCACGCCGTACGGACGGTCGTGGCGGGCGGCGCGGTCTTCGGCGCGGGGGTGGCGGCGCGCCTCACCGACCTGGTCACCGGAGGCCGCAGACGCGACGCCGAACAGCTGTTCCCGGCGCTGACCACCCGCGAGGTCGAGGTGCTGGCGCTGATCGCGCGCGGCCTGGACAACCGTCGTATCGCCCGTGAGCTGGTGCTGTCGGAGAAGACGGTCCGCAACCACGTCACGCACATCTTCGAGAAGCTGCACGTCGCCACCCGCGCCGAGGCCGTGGCCCGGGCCCGGGACGCGGGGCTGGGCGAGGACGACTGA
- a CDS encoding NAD(P)-dependent alcohol dehydrogenase, which yields MPRATAAVVRARGHDFGLEEIDVDEPRAHEVLVRVRAAGICHTDLSVRAGHTPFPVPAVLGHEGTGTVEAVGGAVTSVAPGDTVVLSFASCGDCPACLTGRPVRCAHWPALNLFGGSRLDGSPTVRGAGRHARAALHGHFFGQSSFATLALTAERDVVPVPAGLPPQVLAPLGCGVQTGVGAVLNVLRPEAGHTLAVYGTGSVGLAAVMAARLTPATRVIAVDPDPKRLALARRLGATDAVNPREDDALDAVRELTGGRGAERALETSGAPRVLRQAVDGLAVSGVCGVVGAPPAGTEAAFDVPSMLDRGPRVVGVNQGEAVPRVFVPALVELYRAGRLPFDEIVSVFPFARIEEAAGAAARGDVVKPVLMLA from the coding sequence ATGCCCCGCGCCACCGCCGCCGTGGTCCGCGCCCGCGGCCACGACTTCGGCCTCGAGGAGATCGACGTCGACGAGCCCCGTGCGCACGAGGTCCTCGTCCGCGTCCGCGCGGCCGGGATCTGCCACACCGACCTCTCCGTCCGCGCCGGACACACCCCCTTCCCCGTCCCCGCCGTCCTGGGGCACGAGGGAACGGGGACCGTCGAGGCGGTGGGCGGGGCGGTGACCTCCGTCGCGCCCGGCGACACGGTCGTGCTGAGCTTCGCCTCCTGCGGCGACTGCCCGGCCTGTCTGACCGGCCGCCCGGTCCGCTGCGCGCACTGGCCCGCGCTCAACCTGTTCGGCGGCAGCCGGCTCGACGGCAGCCCGACGGTGCGCGGCGCCGGACGGCATGCGCGGGCCGCGCTGCACGGGCACTTCTTCGGACAGTCCTCGTTCGCGACGCTCGCGCTCACCGCGGAGCGCGATGTCGTCCCCGTGCCCGCCGGTCTGCCGCCGCAGGTCCTCGCACCGCTCGGCTGCGGGGTGCAGACCGGCGTGGGCGCGGTGCTGAACGTGCTGCGCCCCGAGGCGGGCCACACCCTCGCCGTGTACGGCACCGGCTCGGTGGGTCTGGCCGCCGTGATGGCCGCCCGGCTGACCCCCGCGACCCGGGTGATCGCCGTGGACCCCGATCCGAAGCGGCTCGCCCTGGCCCGCCGGCTCGGCGCGACCGACGCCGTGAACCCTCGGGAGGACGACGCGCTGGACGCCGTACGCGAACTGACCGGTGGGCGCGGGGCCGAGCGGGCGCTGGAGACCAGCGGGGCGCCGCGGGTGCTGCGGCAGGCGGTGGACGGGCTGGCCGTGAGCGGGGTGTGCGGGGTGGTCGGGGCGCCGCCCGCCGGGACGGAGGCGGCCTTCGACGTGCCGTCGATGCTGGACCGGGGACCGCGCGTGGTCGGGGTCAACCAGGGCGAGGCGGTGCCGCGCGTCTTCGTGCCGGCCCTGGTCGAGCTGTACCGGGCGGGCCGCCTCCCGTTCGACGAGATCGTCTCCGTGTTCCCGTTCGCGCGGATCGAGGAGGCCGCGGGGGCGGCGGCGCGGGGCGACGTGGTCAAGCCGGTGCTGATGCTGGCGTAG
- a CDS encoding GMC oxidoreductase — protein MNAGVWGPGSPPVVEQDLDVYDADVLVLGSGAGGATTAWALASTGARVLVVERGGFLPREQDNWSPQAVFGEGRYHNAGPWRTAEGRPFTPSAHYYVGGTTKVFGAALPRLRSGDFDAVEHLEGTSPAWPFGYADLEPYYAEAERLYRVHGAAGADPTGPPRSGPYPWPPVAHEPVIGELAERLRAQGLHPYPVELGVDLAEGGACLRCGTCDAFPCRVGAKSDAETRALRPALRTPNVRLLTHTRAVRLRTDASGRRVTSVDAERGGRTVRLRAGTVVLSCGAVNSAVLLLRSGGAAHPGGLANGSGQVGRNLMMHNNSVLMAVDPRRRNPVTFQKTLAVNDFYLPGPHTEHPLGNLQLMGKVYEATLAAARPRLPRRLLGALAARSVDWWVMSEDLPDPDNRVLPGSGGDDVTVRWRPTNTRAHRRLVRAASRMMRRAGHPLVLTQRLGVEATGHQCGTTVAGADPARSVLDPYCRSHEVRNLYVVDGGFFPSSAAVNPTLTIAAQALRTVREGDLLP, from the coding sequence GTGAACGCCGGCGTCTGGGGCCCCGGCTCGCCGCCCGTCGTCGAGCAGGACCTCGACGTGTACGACGCCGACGTCCTCGTCCTCGGCTCGGGGGCCGGGGGCGCGACCACCGCCTGGGCGCTGGCCTCCACCGGGGCCCGGGTGCTGGTCGTGGAGCGGGGCGGGTTCCTCCCCCGCGAGCAGGACAACTGGTCGCCGCAGGCGGTGTTCGGCGAGGGCCGGTACCACAACGCGGGCCCCTGGCGCACCGCCGAGGGCCGCCCCTTCACCCCCTCCGCCCACTACTACGTGGGCGGCACCACGAAGGTCTTCGGCGCCGCCCTGCCCCGGCTGCGCAGCGGCGACTTCGACGCGGTCGAGCATCTGGAGGGCACCTCGCCCGCCTGGCCGTTCGGGTACGCCGACCTGGAGCCGTACTACGCGGAGGCCGAACGGCTCTACCGGGTGCACGGCGCGGCCGGCGCCGATCCGACCGGGCCGCCGCGCAGCGGGCCCTACCCGTGGCCGCCGGTCGCGCACGAGCCGGTGATCGGCGAACTCGCCGAGCGGCTCAGGGCGCAGGGTCTGCACCCCTACCCCGTCGAGCTGGGCGTCGACCTGGCCGAGGGCGGCGCGTGTCTGCGGTGCGGGACCTGCGACGCGTTCCCCTGCCGGGTGGGCGCGAAGAGCGACGCCGAGACCCGTGCCCTGCGGCCCGCCCTGCGCACCCCGAACGTCCGGCTGCTCACCCACACCCGGGCGGTGCGGCTGCGCACGGACGCCTCCGGGCGGCGGGTGACCTCGGTCGACGCGGAGCGCGGCGGGCGCACGGTGCGGCTGCGGGCCGGCACGGTCGTGCTGTCCTGCGGGGCCGTCAACTCGGCCGTCCTGCTGCTGCGTTCGGGCGGCGCCGCGCATCCGGGCGGGCTGGCCAACGGCAGCGGACAGGTCGGCCGGAACCTGATGATGCACAACAACAGCGTCCTGATGGCCGTGGATCCGCGCCGCCGCAACCCGGTGACGTTCCAGAAGACGCTCGCCGTCAACGACTTCTATCTGCCCGGCCCGCACACCGAACACCCGCTGGGAAACCTCCAGTTGATGGGCAAGGTGTACGAGGCGACGCTCGCCGCCGCCCGGCCGCGGCTGCCCCGGCGGCTGCTGGGCGCCCTCGCCGCGCGCAGCGTGGACTGGTGGGTGATGTCGGAGGACCTGCCCGACCCGGACAACCGCGTCCTGCCCGGCAGCGGAGGCGACGACGTCACCGTGCGCTGGCGGCCCACCAACACCCGGGCCCATCGACGGCTCGTGCGGGCCGCGTCCCGCATGATGCGCCGGGCCGGGCATCCGCTCGTCCTCACCCAGCGGCTCGGCGTCGAGGCGACCGGGCACCAGTGCGGGACCACCGTCGCCGGCGCCGACCCCGCGCGCTCGGTGCTCGACCCGTACTGCCGCAGCCACGAGGTGCGCAACCTGTACGTCGTCGACGGCGGCTTCTTTCCGTCGTCGGCCGCCGTCAACCCGACGCTGACCATCGCCGCCCAGGCCCTGCGCACCGTGCGCGAGGGCGACCTCCTGCCCTGA
- a CDS encoding VOC family protein: MTSPTPSTAPTLRVPGATAVHHIAYTVPDLDQAVNFFTDVLGAELAYRTGPVADPGGLWMSRQLGVHPDAVARIAMLRLGPVTNVELFEYAAPGQRRVYPRNSDWGGHHLALGTTDLDASLRHLTSYEGVVALGEPQKVDDGPIAGTRFVYVRTPFGLHLELAEVPDHLPFHYETPVRLYTPVAGPS; this comes from the coding sequence ATGACCAGCCCCACCCCTTCCACCGCCCCCACCCTGCGCGTCCCCGGCGCCACCGCCGTGCACCACATCGCCTACACCGTGCCCGACCTGGACCAGGCCGTGAACTTCTTCACGGACGTCCTCGGCGCCGAACTCGCCTACCGCACCGGCCCGGTGGCCGACCCCGGCGGGCTGTGGATGTCCCGCCAGCTGGGCGTCCACCCCGACGCCGTCGCGCGCATCGCCATGCTGCGGCTCGGCCCGGTCACCAACGTCGAGCTGTTCGAGTACGCCGCTCCGGGCCAGCGCCGCGTCTACCCGCGCAACAGCGACTGGGGCGGTCACCATCTGGCCCTCGGCACCACCGACCTGGACGCCTCGCTGCGCCATCTCACCTCCTACGAGGGCGTGGTGGCGCTCGGCGAGCCGCAGAAGGTGGACGACGGCCCCATCGCGGGCACCCGCTTCGTCTACGTCCGCACCCCGTTCGGCCTGCACCTGGAGCTCGCCGAGGTACCCGACCACCTGCCCTTCCACTACGAGACGCCGGTCCGTCTCTACACGCCCGTGGCAGGCCCGTCGTGA
- a CDS encoding cupin domain-containing protein codes for MRDALVVADVHDPADVHGVHDSDGLSRWACLSRRTGLYGGWEAVEWAWLPAGGVSGEHLHSRTEEVYFLLHGRGEIHLDGRPHAVRAGDAVLTGLGARHALHNTGRRPLSWLVVELPAPTRVGAGPYAVPHQSPRSQGESPVTTTPRSAVVRDLRGHGPLDAAEVLTGPLRTVGVRDLPPHAGVELAARGTEHTVFVLSGTGTARSADREVPLASGTALTLPLGGAVRLWAGDGGMEYFHAVLDVPLPEEGWS; via the coding sequence ATGCGTGACGCACTCGTCGTCGCCGATGTGCACGACCCCGCCGACGTGCACGGCGTACACGATTCCGACGGGCTCTCCCGCTGGGCGTGCCTGTCCCGCCGCACCGGCCTGTACGGCGGCTGGGAGGCCGTCGAGTGGGCCTGGCTGCCCGCCGGCGGGGTCAGCGGGGAGCATCTGCACTCCCGCACCGAGGAGGTGTACTTCCTGCTCCACGGGCGCGGCGAGATCCATCTGGACGGGCGGCCGCACGCCGTCCGCGCGGGCGACGCCGTGCTGACCGGCCTGGGCGCCAGGCACGCGCTGCACAACACCGGCCGACGGCCCCTGTCCTGGCTCGTCGTCGAGCTGCCGGCGCCCACGCGCGTAGGGGCCGGCCCCTACGCCGTGCCCCACCAGTCGCCACGATCCCAAGGAGAGAGTCCCGTGACCACCACCCCCCGCAGCGCCGTCGTCCGTGATCTGCGCGGCCACGGCCCGCTGGACGCCGCGGAGGTCCTCACCGGCCCGCTGCGCACGGTCGGCGTCCGCGATCTGCCGCCGCACGCCGGCGTCGAACTGGCCGCCCGCGGCACCGAGCACACCGTGTTCGTGCTGAGCGGCACCGGCACCGCTCGATCGGCCGACCGCGAGGTCCCGCTGGCCTCGGGCACGGCCCTGACCCTGCCGCTCGGCGGCGCCGTACGGCTGTGGGCCGGGGACGGCGGGATGGAGTACTTCCACGCCGTCCTCGACGTGCCGCTCCCGGAGGAGGGCTGGTCGTGA
- a CDS encoding sedoheptulose 7-phosphate cyclase, translating to MPFPPPTVHGLTTTEGPGPARSWTVSTAKPVRYRVRFAPGVLDPRTRALARAGAPADGPAPARRLLVVEERVDLLYGDAIRASCEAGGHGEYAIHVLPAHERLKTMESVYSVVGAMDRFGLDRRREPVVAVGGGVLLDVVGLACSLYRRSTPYVRVPTTLIGLVDAGVGAKTGVNFGAGKNRLGTYHPAVETLLDPGFLATLDRRHIGNGLAEILKIALIKDRDLFDLLAGSGRRLLDARFQADEPLRTTAHHVLARAVHGMLEELHDNLWEHRLERVVDYGHSFSPTLEMRALPALLHGEAVNLDMALTTVIARNRALMTDRQSERVLAAMRALRLPVHHPLMEPELLRDALADTVRHRDGMQRLPLPVGIGDAVFVNDLTDREIALAAEELARAEEVRSDA from the coding sequence CCCTTCCCGCCCCCCACCGTGCACGGCCTCACCACCACCGAAGGCCCCGGTCCCGCGCGCAGCTGGACCGTGTCCACGGCCAAGCCCGTCCGCTACCGGGTCCGCTTCGCCCCCGGCGTGCTGGACCCGCGCACCCGGGCCCTCGCCCGGGCCGGGGCCCCGGCGGACGGCCCCGCCCCGGCCCGTCGGCTGCTCGTCGTCGAGGAGCGGGTCGACCTGCTCTACGGCGACGCGATCCGCGCCTCCTGCGAGGCCGGCGGCCACGGCGAGTACGCCATCCACGTGCTGCCCGCCCACGAGCGGCTGAAGACGATGGAGTCGGTGTACTCCGTGGTCGGCGCCATGGACCGGTTCGGTCTGGACCGGCGTCGTGAGCCGGTGGTCGCCGTCGGCGGCGGGGTGCTGCTCGACGTGGTCGGGCTGGCCTGCAGCCTGTACCGCCGCAGCACTCCGTACGTCCGCGTGCCGACCACGCTGATCGGTCTGGTCGACGCAGGCGTCGGCGCCAAGACCGGCGTCAACTTCGGCGCCGGCAAGAACCGGCTCGGCACCTACCACCCGGCCGTCGAGACCCTCCTCGACCCCGGTTTCCTCGCCACCCTCGACCGCCGGCACATCGGCAACGGACTCGCCGAGATCCTCAAGATCGCCCTGATCAAGGACCGCGACCTGTTCGACCTGCTGGCCGGCAGCGGACGGCGGCTGCTCGACGCCCGCTTCCAGGCCGACGAGCCGCTGCGCACCACCGCGCACCACGTCCTGGCCCGCGCGGTCCACGGCATGCTCGAGGAGCTCCACGACAATCTGTGGGAGCACCGCCTGGAGCGCGTCGTCGACTACGGCCACTCCTTCAGCCCCACGCTGGAGATGCGCGCCCTGCCCGCCCTGCTGCACGGCGAGGCGGTGAATCTGGACATGGCGCTGACCACCGTCATCGCCCGCAACCGCGCCCTGATGACGGACCGTCAGAGCGAGCGCGTGCTCGCCGCCATGCGCGCCCTGCGACTGCCGGTCCACCACCCCCTGATGGAGCCGGAGTTGCTGCGCGACGCGCTCGCCGACACCGTGCGCCACCGCGACGGCATGCAGCGCCTGCCCCTGCCCGTGGGCATCGGCGACGCGGTGTTCGTCAACGACCTGACCGACCGTGAGATCGCCCTGGCCGCGGAGGAGCTGGCCCGGGCCGAGGAGGTGCGAAGCGATGCGTGA